In Halarcobacter bivalviorum, a genomic segment contains:
- a CDS encoding putative DNA modification/repair radical SAM protein has protein sequence MRKDIYEKMQILADSAKYDVSCSSSGSDNNHKTGELGATHNSGICHTFTADGRCVSLLKVLLTNFCIYDCAYCINRKSNEIKRAAFSPRELADITINFYKRNYIEGLFLSSGIIDSEDHTTNLILRALKILRHEYHFNGYIHVKLIPGADERLIAQVVSLANRVSSNIELPSDKSLKLLAPNKTKEKVLQPLKYARDISLEKNSKPIGMSTQLIVGATPESDKDILKLSSVLYDKALLKRVYYSAYIPVNDDKNLPAIINKPPLLREHRLYQADWLLRFYDFSYDEIVSDEFPNLDEDVDPKTSWALNNLQYFPMEINKASKDELLRIPGVGVRGVFKILKARRFKSLDFSDLKKLKISLKRAQYFITCKGKYHSKISFYKENIKEAIIAPPKKKIIQPSLFDINYSHITGEL, from the coding sequence ATGAGAAAAGATATTTATGAAAAGATGCAAATACTTGCAGATAGTGCAAAATATGATGTAAGTTGCAGTTCTAGTGGAAGTGATAACAACCATAAAACGGGGGAACTTGGAGCAACACATAATAGTGGAATTTGTCACACCTTTACTGCTGATGGAAGATGTGTTTCACTTTTAAAAGTATTACTTACAAATTTTTGTATTTATGATTGTGCTTATTGTATTAATAGAAAAAGTAATGAGATAAAAAGAGCTGCTTTTTCTCCTCGAGAACTTGCAGATATTACAATAAATTTTTACAAAAGAAATTATATAGAGGGTCTTTTTTTAAGTTCAGGAATAATTGATAGTGAAGACCATACTACAAATCTAATCTTAAGAGCTTTAAAAATATTAAGACATGAATATCATTTTAATGGATACATTCATGTAAAACTAATTCCAGGAGCAGATGAAAGACTTATAGCACAAGTAGTCTCTTTAGCAAATAGAGTTAGCTCAAATATTGAACTTCCAAGTGATAAATCACTTAAACTACTTGCTCCAAATAAAACTAAAGAAAAGGTATTGCAACCACTTAAATATGCAAGAGATATTAGCTTAGAGAAAAATAGTAAACCAATTGGAATGAGCACTCAACTAATAGTTGGAGCAACTCCAGAGAGTGATAAAGATATCTTAAAATTAAGTTCAGTTTTATATGATAAAGCTCTTTTAAAAAGAGTCTATTATAGTGCTTATATTCCTGTAAATGATGATAAAAATCTTCCAGCCATAATAAATAAACCACCTCTTTTAAGAGAACATAGGCTTTATCAAGCTGATTGGCTTTTAAGATTTTATGATTTTTCTTATGATGAGATTGTAAGTGATGAGTTTCCAAATCTTGATGAAGATGTTGACCCTAAAACTTCTTGGGCTTTAAACAACTTGCAATATTTTCCTATGGAAATAAACAAAGCTAGTAAGGATGAACTTCTTAGAATACCAGGAGTAGGAGTTAGAGGTGTATTTAAAATATTAAAAGCTAGACGCTTTAAATCTTTAGATTTTAGTGATTTAAAAAAATTAAAAATCTCACTAAAAAGAGCTCAATATTTTATAACTTGCAAAGGGAAATACCATAGTAAAATCTCTTTTTATAAAGAGAATATCAAAGAAGCAATAATAGCTCCACCAAAAAAGAAGATAATACAACCCTCACTATTTGATATAAACTATAGTCATATTACAGGTGAATTATGA
- a CDS encoding methyl-accepting chemotaxis protein, which produces MSIFISKKQKAQLETINQNFAVISFTPEGVIKEANRAFLDAMGYELNEVVGKHHSIFCDKNYVNSSSYTKFWSDLALGKVNTSEFKRVKKNGESIFIQASYSPVKDSSGKVYEVIKFAQDITEQKLKNLYIQSQIDAISKSQAIIEFDINGIIQTANENFLNTLGYRLEEIVGKHHSIFCEKSYVDSNAYEKFWEKLKRGEFDSGQYKRVSKSGKDIWIMASYNPILDLDGRPYRVIKFATDISERKKMMIQIDKDVNKLGTSLNNLSTTSYSLTQRAKETMTEAQEVSSSVIEVNSSTSEVSQKIQTMQKSIIEISESTQKSKKVADEAQEKTGRIIEAIKKLNNESEKIDETIGMISQIAFQTNILSLNAAVEAATAGEAGKGFAVVAQEVRNLANRSDEATKEITTAIEYIQNLVRESLESITNIDETIKQMNIMSNQISDSMIEQKSLSNDVANLTLQNSDKLNQVTNNISSLSTNAKETDVESNDNLNVSNELIEVSNDLIETLTKLR; this is translated from the coding sequence ATGTCGATTTTTATTTCAAAAAAACAAAAAGCGCAATTAGAAACGATTAATCAAAACTTTGCCGTAATATCTTTTACTCCTGAAGGAGTTATCAAAGAGGCAAACAGGGCTTTTTTAGATGCTATGGGTTATGAACTTAATGAAGTAGTTGGAAAGCATCATAGTATTTTCTGTGACAAAAACTATGTAAATAGTTCTTCATATACAAAATTTTGGAGTGATCTTGCTTTAGGAAAAGTTAATACTTCAGAATTCAAAAGAGTTAAAAAAAATGGGGAGTCTATTTTTATTCAAGCCTCTTATAGTCCTGTAAAAGATTCATCTGGAAAAGTATATGAGGTAATAAAATTTGCCCAAGATATTACAGAGCAAAAATTAAAGAATTTATATATTCAAAGTCAAATTGATGCAATAAGTAAATCACAAGCAATTATTGAGTTTGATATTAATGGAATAATTCAAACAGCAAATGAAAACTTTTTAAATACTTTAGGTTATAGATTAGAAGAGATTGTAGGAAAACATCATAGTATTTTTTGTGAAAAAAGTTATGTTGATTCAAATGCTTATGAAAAGTTTTGGGAAAAACTAAAAAGAGGAGAATTTGATTCAGGACAATATAAAAGGGTTTCAAAAAGTGGAAAAGATATTTGGATTATGGCTTCATATAACCCGATTCTTGATTTAGATGGAAGACCTTATCGAGTTATAAAATTTGCTACAGATATAAGTGAAAGAAAAAAGATGATGATTCAAATTGATAAAGATGTAAATAAACTAGGAACATCTTTAAATAATCTATCTACAACTTCATACTCTTTAACACAAAGAGCAAAAGAGACTATGACAGAAGCACAAGAGGTATCTTCTTCTGTTATTGAAGTTAATAGTTCAACTTCAGAAGTTTCACAAAAAATTCAAACAATGCAAAAATCTATTATTGAAATATCAGAATCAACTCAAAAGAGTAAAAAAGTTGCTGATGAAGCACAAGAAAAAACGGGAAGAATAATTGAAGCTATTAAAAAATTAAATAATGAATCAGAAAAAATTGATGAAACAATAGGAATGATTTCTCAAATTGCATTTCAAACAAATATTCTTTCTTTAAATGCAGCAGTTGAAGCAGCAACAGCTGGAGAAGCAGGGAAAGGTTTTGCGGTAGTTGCACAAGAAGTTAGAAACTTAGCAAACAGAAGTGATGAAGCAACAAAAGAGATAACTACTGCAATTGAATATATTCAAAATCTTGTACGAGAATCTTTAGAATCAATTACAAATATTGATGAAACAATAAAGCAGATGAATATTATGTCAAATCAAATTTCTGATTCTATGATAGAGCAAAAATCTTTATCAAATGATGTGGCAAATTTAACTTTACAAAATAGTGATAAACTAAATCAAGTAACAAATAATATTTCTTCTTTATCTACTAATGCAAAAGAGACAGATGTTGAATCAAATGATAATTTAAATGTTTCAAATGAGCTAATTGAAGTTTCAAATGATTTAATAGAGACACTTACAAAATTAAGATAA
- a CDS encoding SPFH domain-containing protein has translation MLNGINNFDFLRIISLDSAFQVSQQTVSIIERFGKFTKIANAGINFKIPFIDQIVTTQSLRIQQLDVRVSTKTKDNVFVDVVVSAQYRILDDKNQIYKSYYELEDVKEQINSYLFDVVRAEVPKMKLDEVFEKKDEIANAIKIELGEAIDGFGYEIVKTLVTDIDVDDRIIQAMNEIVASEREKLAAIEKAEAEKILMVKRAEAEAESKKLQGEGIANQRIAIINGFKESIDEMKKIEGIQSTEILNLILITQYFDTLKDVAASDSNTIMMPNSPSNFSEIGTQIREAIISGNLVAKKD, from the coding sequence ATGTTAAATGGAATAAATAATTTTGACTTTCTAAGAATTATCTCTTTAGATAGTGCTTTTCAAGTATCGCAACAAACAGTAAGTATAATTGAAAGATTTGGTAAGTTTACAAAAATTGCCAATGCAGGTATTAATTTTAAAATACCTTTTATAGATCAAATCGTTACAACACAATCTCTTAGAATCCAGCAACTTGATGTAAGAGTTTCTACAAAAACAAAAGATAATGTATTTGTAGATGTGGTAGTATCTGCACAATATAGAATTTTAGATGATAAAAATCAAATCTATAAATCTTATTATGAACTTGAGGATGTAAAAGAGCAGATAAATAGTTACTTGTTTGATGTTGTTAGAGCTGAAGTTCCAAAAATGAAACTTGATGAAGTGTTTGAAAAAAAAGATGAAATTGCAAATGCCATAAAAATAGAACTTGGTGAGGCTATTGATGGCTTTGGATATGAGATTGTTAAGACTTTAGTAACAGATATTGATGTAGATGATAGAATTATCCAAGCAATGAATGAAATTGTTGCTAGTGAGAGGGAAAAATTAGCAGCAATTGAAAAAGCTGAGGCAGAAAAAATACTTATGGTTAAAAGAGCTGAAGCTGAAGCTGAAAGTAAAAAACTACAAGGTGAAGGTATAGCAAATCAAAGAATCGCCATAATAAATGGATTTAAAGAGAGTATTGATGAAATGAAAAAAATTGAAGGAATTCAATCAACAGAAATATTAAATTTAATTTTAATTACTCAATACTTTGATACACTAAAAGATGTAGCTGCCTCTGATTCAAATACTATTATGATGCCAAATAGCCCATCAAACTTTAGTGAAATAGGTACTCAAATTAGAGAAGCTATAATTAGTGGAAACTTAGTTGCGAAAAAAGACTAA
- the uvsE gene encoding UV DNA damage repair endonuclease UvsE yields the protein MYRFGFFCSKSDNSLSTNRTINLNNLNYENVEKKVKQNAKELIELLEYSKTNNYPIFRLGNSFVPFISHKLFDMAWLDKLAPIFDETKERLKDFDTRITIHPGQYTVLNSPKENVIENSLRELEMFFWLFDRLGIDDNGTVLIHGRGAYGDKNSALEKLVETIEKEDWLKQRLALENDERVYTAKEILEVCQTTKIPMVFDIYHHSLNLSEFEPKDILKTWQKKRPKVHLSSKGDGKFGNHADFIEAKDFFELEKMFEEESKSIDIMVEAKKKELAIEKLRDEIK from the coding sequence ATGTATAGATTTGGATTTTTTTGTTCAAAAAGTGATAATAGTTTATCTACAAATAGAACTATAAATTTAAATAATTTAAACTATGAAAATGTTGAAAAAAAAGTAAAACAAAATGCAAAAGAGTTAATTGAGCTTTTAGAGTATTCAAAAACTAATAACTACCCTATTTTTAGACTTGGAAACTCTTTTGTTCCTTTTATTTCCCATAAACTTTTTGATATGGCTTGGCTTGATAAGTTAGCACCTATTTTTGATGAGACAAAAGAGAGATTAAAAGATTTTGATACAAGAATTACAATACACCCTGGACAATATACTGTTTTAAACTCTCCTAAAGAGAATGTTATAGAAAACTCATTAAGAGAATTAGAGATGTTTTTTTGGCTTTTTGATAGATTGGGAATAGATGATAATGGAACAGTTTTAATTCATGGTAGAGGAGCTTATGGAGATAAAAACTCTGCTTTAGAAAAACTTGTTGAAACCATTGAAAAAGAAGATTGGCTAAAACAAAGACTTGCTTTAGAAAATGATGAAAGAGTTTATACAGCTAAAGAAATACTTGAAGTATGCCAAACAACAAAAATACCGATGGTCTTTGATATTTATCATCACAGTCTAAATTTAAGTGAGTTTGAGCCAAAAGATATTTTAAAAACTTGGCAAAAAAAAAGACCTAAAGTTCATCTTTCTTCAAAAGGAGATGGGAAATTTGGAAATCATGCTGACTTTATTGAAGCAAAAGATTTCTTTGAACTTGAAAAAATGTTTGAAGAAGAGAGTAAAAGTATTGATATTATGGTAGAAGCAAAAAAGAAAGAACTTGCCATAGAAAAATTAAGAGATGAGATTAAATAA
- a CDS encoding TIGR03643 family protein, which translates to MKKIDLNIEDKNRLIQMAWQDRTTFEGIQKEFNLSENQVKNLMRELISSQAYKRWRKRVQGRATKHEKKVDFKPIRFKGPW; encoded by the coding sequence ATGAAAAAAATAGATTTAAATATAGAAGATAAAAATCGTTTAATACAGATGGCTTGGCAAGATAGAACTACTTTTGAAGGAATTCAAAAAGAGTTTAATCTAAGTGAAAACCAAGTAAAAAATCTAATGAGAGAGCTTATCTCTTCACAAGCTTATAAAAGATGGCGAAAAAGAGTTCAAGGAAGAGCGACCAAACATGAAAAAAAAGTTGATTTTAAACCAATTAGATTCAAAGGACCATGGTAA
- a CDS encoding ABC1 kinase family protein, with protein MKEKDFEEVYNKAFKNKEIFKEFDKTPIASASIGQVHKATLQNNKKVAVKLRRKGIKQQVLADIKIINIFNSLFKPLFSSYTKNSIEAVISEFSKMIVEEVSLNQELQNLKNFKKVYKKQKVKFPKAYKKYSCDDALVMSFEEGFRFDDKENIFKHKIDFKKIISNLVDFYTTQMLIKGYFHADPHPGNLLVNKKGELILLDFGMVKTVPNDKRIAIIELIKAANEQDFETYINASKRLGTVAYEAPMGELTEFTSKMFNIFSNENLNSESMQKLAFEVLESTRNLPFKLPSDAIYILRVSAIIEGLGTTYIENFNGIKDILPILKKNLPKALGAKNSIYETIIDEIKELPFITKDFKTMVKRASEGNLEVELSKNQLEYIQESAKKQLKAYGVSFAFFFAAIFYLLYGFEPKEISLALFLFGFIRILYK; from the coding sequence ATGAAAGAAAAAGATTTTGAAGAGGTTTATAATAAAGCCTTTAAAAATAAAGAAATTTTTAAAGAGTTTGATAAAACACCAATTGCTTCAGCTTCTATTGGACAAGTTCATAAAGCAACACTACAAAACAATAAAAAAGTAGCAGTAAAATTAAGACGTAAAGGAATAAAACAGCAAGTTTTAGCTGATATAAAAATTATAAATATTTTTAATTCATTATTTAAACCTCTATTTTCAAGTTATACTAAAAACTCTATTGAGGCTGTAATCTCAGAGTTTTCAAAGATGATTGTTGAGGAAGTTAGTTTAAACCAAGAACTACAAAACCTAAAAAACTTCAAAAAAGTATATAAAAAACAAAAGGTTAAGTTTCCAAAAGCATATAAAAAATATTCTTGTGATGATGCTTTAGTTATGAGTTTTGAAGAGGGATTTAGATTTGATGATAAAGAAAATATCTTTAAGCATAAAATTGACTTTAAAAAGATTATTTCAAATCTTGTTGACTTTTATACAACTCAAATGCTTATAAAGGGATATTTCCATGCAGACCCACACCCAGGAAATCTTCTTGTAAACAAAAAAGGTGAATTGATACTACTTGATTTTGGAATGGTTAAAACAGTTCCAAATGATAAAAGAATAGCAATAATAGAACTTATTAAAGCTGCAAATGAGCAAGACTTTGAGACTTATATAAATGCAAGTAAAAGATTGGGAACAGTTGCCTATGAAGCTCCAATGGGAGAGCTTACTGAGTTTACTTCAAAAATGTTTAATATCTTTTCAAATGAAAATCTAAATAGTGAATCAATGCAAAAACTAGCTTTTGAAGTTTTAGAAAGTACTAGAAATTTACCCTTTAAACTTCCAAGTGATGCAATTTATATCCTTAGAGTTAGTGCAATTATAGAAGGCTTAGGAACTACATATATTGAAAACTTCAATGGAATAAAAGATATCTTACCAATTCTAAAGAAAAACCTTCCAAAAGCTTTAGGTGCAAAAAATAGCATATATGAAACCATAATAGATGAGATAAAAGAGCTTCCTTTTATTACTAAAGATTTTAAGACTATGGTAAAAAGAGCAAGTGAAGGAAACCTTGAAGTTGAATTATCAAAAAATCAATTGGAGTATATTCAAGAGAGTGCAAAAAAGCAGTTAAAAGCCTATGGAGTTTCATTTGCTTTCTTCTTTGCTGCAATTTTCTATTTACTTTATGGCTTTGAGCCTAAAGAGATTTCCCTAGCCCTATTTCTTTTTGGTTTTATTAGGATTTTATATAAATGA
- a CDS encoding EAL domain-containing protein encodes MPCNRCDIKYEFSNKDSKIYFISEFDELITKVQIFLKKLNIHFEKIENIVYIDIENTKEFFYENIDAIETTFNSLEKEDIKVFIDYNNEGLSYKAVLNSKPLQRYINMIEDEEFFDVIKNQSLTSHFQAIIDVKTDQIYGYETLVRGVRADGTLIYPNELFEKSTRNDMNFNLDRLCRESALKTAATKKVKQKVFINFLPTSIYDPEFCLSSTVKWAKQLEFDTSNIVFEVVETESIKDQKHLKRILEFYREQGFKIALDDVGEGYSSLNMIIELKPDIIKVDRNIISNINNDELKRSVYKALFNLARENGIEILAEGIETPYELNTIKEIGVDYMQGYYFNKPMPEPIRMIYH; translated from the coding sequence ATGCCTTGTAATAGATGTGATATAAAATATGAGTTTAGTAATAAAGACTCAAAAATATACTTTATAAGTGAATTTGATGAACTTATAACTAAAGTACAAATCTTCTTAAAGAAACTAAATATCCACTTTGAAAAAATTGAAAATATAGTCTATATAGATATTGAAAATACAAAAGAGTTTTTCTATGAAAATATAGATGCTATTGAGACAACTTTTAACTCTTTAGAAAAAGAAGATATAAAAGTTTTTATTGATTATAACAATGAAGGACTATCATATAAAGCAGTTTTAAATTCAAAACCACTTCAAAGATATATAAATATGATTGAAGATGAGGAGTTCTTTGATGTAATAAAAAATCAATCTTTAACTTCACATTTTCAAGCAATAATTGATGTAAAAACTGACCAAATTTATGGATATGAAACACTAGTAAGAGGGGTAAGAGCTGATGGAACTTTAATTTACCCAAATGAACTATTTGAAAAATCCACTAGAAATGATATGAACTTTAACCTTGATAGACTTTGTAGAGAGAGTGCTTTAAAAACAGCAGCTACAAAAAAAGTTAAACAAAAAGTTTTTATTAACTTTCTTCCTACATCTATTTATGACCCAGAGTTTTGTTTAAGCTCAACGGTTAAATGGGCAAAACAACTAGAGTTTGATACTTCGAATATTGTTTTTGAAGTAGTTGAAACAGAGAGTATTAAAGATCAAAAACATTTAAAAAGAATATTAGAATTTTATAGAGAGCAAGGCTTTAAAATAGCTCTTGATGATGTAGGAGAAGGATACTCTAGTTTAAATATGATTATAGAGTTAAAGCCTGATATTATTAAAGTTGATAGAAATATCATTTCAAATATCAATAATGATGAACTAAAGCGTTCAGTTTATAAAGCTTTGTTTAATCTTGCTAGAGAAAATGGTATTGAGATATTAGCTGAAGGAATTGAAACACCCTATGAGTTAAATACTATAAAAGAGATTGGCGTTGATTATATGCAAGGATATTATTTCAATAAACCAATGCCAGAACCTATTAGAATGATATATCATTAA
- the pdxH gene encoding pyridoxamine 5'-phosphate oxidase: protein MPDLSKMRQEYVSKGLHREDLEETPFKQFEKWFKQALEAQLIEPNAFTLCTVGKDLKPTQRTVLLKMYDEKGFVFFSNYNSKKSKHIDENPNISAHFAWLGLERQVRIEGTIKKISKAASMKYFLSRPKGSQLGAWVSHQSQVVNSRSILETKFDEMRKKFSNGEIPFPSFWGGYQIVPTYFEFWQGGLNRLHDRFVYELKDDNSWDIYRLEP from the coding sequence ATGCCTGATTTATCGAAAATGAGACAAGAGTATGTTTCAAAAGGTTTACATAGAGAGGATTTAGAAGAAACACCTTTTAAACAATTTGAAAAATGGTTTAAGCAAGCACTTGAAGCCCAACTTATAGAGCCAAATGCTTTTACTCTTTGTACAGTTGGAAAAGATTTAAAACCTACGCAAAGAACCGTTTTACTTAAAATGTATGATGAAAAAGGTTTTGTATTTTTCTCAAATTACAATAGTAAAAAATCAAAACATATTGATGAAAATCCAAATATCTCTGCTCATTTTGCTTGGTTAGGATTAGAAAGACAAGTAAGAATTGAAGGAACTATAAAAAAGATTTCTAAAGCTGCTTCAATGAAATATTTTCTTTCAAGACCAAAAGGTAGTCAGCTGGGAGCTTGGGTTTCACACCAAAGTCAAGTTGTAAACTCAAGAAGTATTTTAGAAACTAAATTTGATGAAATGAGAAAAAAGTTTTCAAATGGAGAGATACCTTTTCCCTCTTTTTGGGGAGGTTATCAAATAGTACCTACATATTTTGAGTTTTGGCAAGGTGGATTAAATAGACTACATGATAGATTTGTTTATGAATTAAAAGATGATAATTCTTGGGATATTTACAGATTAGAACCATAA
- a CDS encoding sirohydrochlorin chelatase, whose translation MKAIIFIAHGSKKEKSNEEFLALVDKIIEEDKIYDLKKAAFLELATPDIKSVVTEFIIKGANDISFYPYFLNSGRHVLSDIPEIVEELKKEHLNIKFRLLPHFGESKKIEKIILHDISKPFL comes from the coding sequence ATGAAAGCGATAATCTTTATAGCACATGGTAGTAAAAAAGAGAAATCAAATGAAGAGTTTTTAGCACTTGTTGATAAAATCATAGAAGAAGATAAAATCTACGATTTAAAAAAAGCTGCTTTTTTAGAACTTGCAACTCCTGATATAAAAAGTGTTGTTACTGAATTCATAATCAAAGGAGCTAATGATATTAGCTTTTATCCATACTTCTTAAATTCAGGAAGACATGTTTTATCAGATATTCCTGAAATTGTTGAAGAGTTAAAAAAAGAGCATTTAAATATTAAGTTTAGATTATTACCTCACTTTGGGGAATCAAAAAAAATAGAAAAAATCATTCTACATGATATAAGTAAACCTTTTTTATAA
- the thiE gene encoding thiamine phosphate synthase, whose translation MSINLTGLYVISDDTLTPKETILTQIKEALEGGATIVQLRDKISSDEEIEKLALELQELCREYKALFVLNDRVELAIKLKIDGLHVGKSDHHRVKEIRNNFKGILGISCYDSLDIAREMEKLKVDYLAFGAFFASSTKPNAPLANQETITKAKKEFSLPICVIGGITSKNAEILINKGAHMLAVISDVWKSKNIKKKCQEFTTLFKGEK comes from the coding sequence ATGTCTATAAATTTAACTGGTTTATATGTAATAAGTGATGATACTTTAACTCCTAAAGAGACTATTTTAACTCAAATAAAAGAAGCCTTAGAAGGTGGAGCAACAATAGTTCAACTAAGAGATAAAATATCTTCTGATGAAGAGATTGAAAAATTAGCTTTAGAGCTACAAGAACTTTGTAGAGAGTATAAAGCTTTATTTGTATTAAATGATAGAGTTGAATTAGCCATAAAACTAAAAATAGATGGTCTTCATGTGGGAAAAAGTGATCACCATAGAGTAAAAGAAATCAGAAATAACTTTAAAGGTATTTTAGGTATCTCTTGTTATGATAGTTTAGATATTGCAAGAGAAATGGAAAAACTAAAAGTAGATTATTTAGCTTTTGGTGCTTTTTTTGCTTCAAGTACAAAACCAAATGCACCACTTGCAAATCAAGAAACTATAACAAAAGCTAAAAAAGAGTTTTCCCTTCCTATTTGTGTTATTGGTGGTATTACAAGTAAAAATGCAGAGATACTAATAAACAAAGGTGCTCATATGCTTGCAGTTATAAGTGATGTTTGGAAAAGCAAAAATATCAAGAAGAAGTGCCAAGAGTTTACAACTCTTTTTAAAGGAGAAAAATGA
- the thiD gene encoding bifunctional hydroxymethylpyrimidine kinase/phosphomethylpyrimidine kinase, whose protein sequence is MKVVLTIAGSDSSGGAGIQADLKTFEAFDTFGCSALTVLTAQNTQGVTNIQEISPSFVQEQILRVLEDFEVSAIKIGMLFSNEIIDIVRETIKDLDIPIVFDPVFISKAGSKLLNDDAIENLKTLFPYVNIITPNLYEAKALFDYDVLNEKAIEEISKLPCKVVIKNDIVKKENEEFSMDTFFDNKKKKVFYTKLIETTNNHGTGCSFSSAITANIALGKSLEEAIKISKEFIYQAILNAPNIGHGKGPIAHKKGKECL, encoded by the coding sequence ATGAAAGTAGTACTTACAATTGCTGGAAGTGATAGTAGTGGTGGAGCTGGTATTCAAGCAGATTTAAAAACCTTTGAAGCCTTTGATACTTTTGGTTGTAGTGCCCTTACTGTTTTAACTGCTCAAAACACTCAAGGAGTAACAAATATTCAAGAGATTTCTCCTTCATTTGTGCAAGAACAGATATTAAGAGTTTTAGAGGATTTTGAAGTAAGTGCTATAAAAATAGGAATGCTTTTTTCAAATGAGATTATTGATATTGTAAGAGAAACAATTAAAGATTTAGATATTCCTATTGTTTTTGACCCTGTATTTATCTCAAAAGCTGGTTCAAAACTTCTAAATGATGATGCAATTGAGAACTTAAAAACTCTATTTCCTTATGTAAATATCATTACGCCTAATCTATATGAAGCAAAAGCTTTATTTGATTATGATGTCTTAAATGAAAAAGCAATTGAAGAAATTTCAAAACTTCCTTGCAAAGTAGTTATCAAAAATGATATTGTAAAAAAAGAAAATGAAGAGTTTAGTATGGATACTTTCTTTGATAATAAGAAAAAAAAAGTATTTTATACAAAACTAATAGAAACTACAAATAACCATGGTACAGGTTGTAGTTTTTCAAGTGCCATTACAGCAAATATAGCCCTTGGAAAAAGCTTAGAAGAAGCAATCAAAATCTCAAAAGAGTTTATCTATCAAGCAATTTTAAATGCACCAAATATAGGTCATGGAAAAGGACCAATTGCACATAAAAAAGGAAAAGAATGTCTATAA
- a CDS encoding DUF3833 domain-containing protein, translated as MKNLNRFFSTIFIALAILFFTGCSKMQIEDFKDKTPEFIPQEYFNGKLTAYGLVKDRSGKIIRTFKGVLIGSWDENGVGTLDEEFVYDDGEELTRVWKLVPTGDKTFDATAGDIVGTAKMQALGNTVMIDYVMRVPYNNSTIDISVKDWLHLQKDGVIINHSKMKKFGFTVGELVITIIKDFPKK; from the coding sequence ATGAAAAATTTAAATAGATTTTTTAGCACTATTTTTATTGCTTTAGCAATTTTATTTTTTACAGGATGTAGCAAAATGCAAATAGAAGATTTCAAAGATAAAACTCCTGAGTTTATTCCCCAAGAGTATTTTAATGGGAAATTAACTGCTTATGGTTTAGTAAAAGATAGATCAGGGAAAATTATTAGAACTTTCAAAGGAGTTCTTATTGGTTCTTGGGATGAAAATGGTGTAGGAACTTTAGATGAAGAGTTTGTTTATGACGATGGTGAAGAGCTTACAAGAGTTTGGAAGCTAGTTCCAACAGGAGATAAAACCTTTGATGCAACAGCAGGAGATATTGTAGGAACTGCAAAGATGCAAGCTTTAGGAAATACTGTTATGATTGATTATGTGATGAGAGTTCCATATAACAATAGTACTATTGATATTAGTGTAAAAGATTGGCTTCACTTACAAAAAGATGGAGTAATCATAAATCACTCAAAAATGAAAAAGTTTGGCTTTACAGTTGGTGAACTTGTAATTACTATAATAAAAGATTTTCCTAAAAAGTAA